Part of the Microcebus murinus isolate Inina chromosome 26, M.murinus_Inina_mat1.0, whole genome shotgun sequence genome is shown below.
cttgagcaatccgcccgcctcggcctcccagagagctaggattacaggcgtgagccaccgcgcccggcctaaagtctACTTTAATATATGAGATcattttgagatacttcacttatcAACTCTTCTCGAGTTTCCAGGTAGTTTTAGTTATGCAAGTGGTTACAGTCTCCTTAAACTGAATGTCTAGTGAACTGCATAGGAAATTATCTATAAAGGCTTTtctaggtttgtttgtttgtttttttttttttttggtaggaatTCTACCAATAACCATTCATTGAATTAAAAGCATAATACAGAACACAGCTTTGCAGAGACAAAATAATCCATGCTCACTATAAGCGAATGTTAGCATGTAGGATGAGCTACAACTTGGAGGCGCAATGAAAACAAAGGCTTATTTTTAGCATACTTTTATAGTCAGTAGTTAATCCAGCCAATGCTGTTGATGAGGTAGTTTGACATCCTTTCCCCTAGCATAACAATATCAGAGAATGAAAGATTAAGGCTATGCGACTGAGCCAACAGGAAAATCAAGAATCTCTACCTCCAAGCCATTTCTGGATCATCCTGATGAAGAATCTGCACATTCTCTGGTGCTCCCTGTAGGCAGACGGAATGTTTTCACTAACACAAAAACCAGTGCTTATTCTGACATCACAAGCAAATCACAATTCTCAATTATTCTCTAGTGGTTAAGCTTTCACTAAAGGCCATGTCACTTTTTTTTGAACCCCTATGAGGACATCactatttcctcttttctctttgcgTAGCAATGcaaaggaggaaaagggaaaatagaaaacagtgaCAAATGTGACGGAGACAGCAGGGCCAGGGAGTGGGAAACTGGATTCTGCAGCTTTCTCACAACCCCTGGCAGAGTTCTTCGTGGGAGATGCTCATTATTTTGTGTAAAAGTACAATGAGATTCCAGAACATCAGCCAAATCCCTAGTCTAAACTGGGTATGAAATTGCATGctacaataaaatacaatttccCCTCCCAAATAATTTGTCACTAAACATTACACATGCCATTTGTGTGGAAATGAAGACCAAACTGCAATATGCTTTCCATTTCCAACGTACAAATAGTTTTCTTCCTGAGTATGGCAAATTCTAAGTAAGTAAAAATGCATATGTCATTTATTTGAATAGACTGAGCAACAGGTTAACCTTAATTAAGTGGTGTTTGATTGATGGGAGAGAAAATGCTACATCAGAATTGTAAGAACTTTTGAATGTGCTTTGACATGCATGTATTTAAGGTTCTATTAAAAAGAATCTCAGTTTAATGCCTTGGTTTAGAACTCCAGGGACTGGAGTACGGAGAGATATTCTTAGATTGTGCATTTGATATTTATCTCGTTCATAATGAGGCATTTTCCCTTATAGCAGGTACACATAAATGCAAAACTTTGGTACTTACAATAGGACATCTGCATAAAAAGAATAGTTAATACGTCAGCCAATAAGCCAGAAAATCTTATGCTACACAAATGTGTAGTTTTTACTGTGATGCTCAGACTGTAgtcttatttttcaagtttttgtttttctttgatacCATGCATTTATTTCCCCCTGAATCAATCACAGGTATTTTAATATAagctattttaaatgtaaacGTTATGCCTAAATATGTTCAGATTCATTCTATTAGTTGAAATAAACACAGACAGACATTAATACAATTTGAATAACTACATGTAAACGAGGCTACAGTACTATCCAATCCAGAGTATGTCGATTTCATTCACAAAGGCTTGCtatgcataaatataaaaatatttattttccaatattttcacttttgaaGTACTCCCTTCAAGAGGATACCAAAAAAGTGGCAAATAAAAGAGGTTTCAAAACTTTCTGTTAGACTATGATTTGAGGGGGGGGGATGAGTGGAAATGTCTATTGATAACTGGAGATGTTTATGATAATGTGTGAAAGTATAAATGAACTCCAACAAACTCATTTTCCTCTGAAACTGTTGGGGTAAAATttgtatattattgttattttcaaagGCTACTCTGCTTTTACTGAAATGCAACacacatttactgaacacctactatattattatatagtCCAGTTCGCTTTTCCCTAATAGGCTGAACTAGCCATAGGTGATCTTATCTCTTCCCTtgtgtatgtatgtctgtgtatatgAAAAgctgtttgtatgtatgtatgtgtatgtgagaagctgtttatatgttatatgttcaTGGTTAGTTTGCTTGTGGAGCAGCTTGGCGAATCCTCATCTACTTTTTATCAGTTTGTCGGCTTCATAAACCATCCCAGAGAGCAGACACACCAATCCCAGATCTGCCAGTTATTTCTTCTTGGAAGACACTTTAAAGATTCATTTTCTTGAACCTTCATATATTGTTCATTCAGTGAAAACTTTTGGGGTAAAAAAATGGAACAGAGGGTTTCAGACAGCTCTGCAGAAACTGTACTTTGGTTTTCTGACTTCACTGTCCTTCGGGGTCGAATCTGCCACCTCGTCTGCGTTCTTCATGGCTGAGgttatcttaaaacaaaaatggcaGGAAAGCTCTCCTATGCCTTGGGTAGGAGACAAATTTGCCTTTGTAGAATCTGTGGCTGAGGAAAGCAGACAGGGCCTGGCTGAAGAAGACATACGTCACCACTAGCCACCAAGTTAAGTTGTGGAACCCAAAGGTGACGGCCATGGAAATGTAGATCATCAGCTCCGCCAAGTAGTTGGGGGAGGAAACGTATTCGAACCAGTCTCCGAAAGGGATTCTGTGGTTGCAGTGAATGACCACGCCTGAAATGGCAAAAGAAGCCTTCGTGAGCATTTGAAGTTTGGGAAGGAGAGTTTTACCACTTTCACTCCCCAATCATTCAcagaaactactagaaaaaaattatcacgCACCCGTGTGCAAACCACCATCCTGCCACACTCCCACTGTCGATCCACTGCATATTAAAAAGTCACAGACTCAGGTCATATTGTCGGCTGATCATATGAACGAAAGGAAAGCCAGTTCTCCCTGTGGTCCTCTAAGTTAGTCATTAAGAGCTCAGGCTCCAGAGTCAGCCTGCATGAGCTCAAATGCCAGCTCCCCCCCTTTACTAGTTGTGCAACTTCACATAAGTTGCTTAACCTcttcgtgcctcagtttccccacctgtaaaatgaggattagACTGCACTCATTTCATGCGGGTATGGTAAAGCTCTATGGAGAGCACTTACGACAGggcctggcacaaaataagtacttggtgataaaatattaaataatatgatttcatttttaatatttcaaaaagccTAATGGAAACTGTACCTGTGATAAGTCAACACGAGCTAACTGAAAGGTCAAGTGTTTTGCTCTGGCTGGACTGATACTAACTTGGAGGGATATTAGCTCTCACAGGCTGGTCAGATACATACATCTGTGCAGCCCGGTCTTCAAAATGTGGGCACAGCACAGAATCACAGAACATCAGGCCTGCATGGGGACAGAGAGATCTTTCAATATAAGGCTCTCATTTTACAGTGGGGGAGatcaaggcccagagaggtctcttgtcaaaaaatgaatatttgatatAGACTAGTCAACTAACGagggcaggaaggaaaagaaggcagGAACGCAGAGAACTAACTTGTGAGGGTTAAAATGCACATGCAGAGGCTCTAAAAGAGATCtcacctgctttatttttcctgagattGCCGAGAATGACGTGGCACTTGTACTGATGGGCAGATGACCAGATGAACATCAGCATGCCAAGGATATGGAACCACCGCGCCTGCATCACTAGATTTTTCCCTATTATATAGActacagaaaatagaattattagCCAACTCTGAAAAATTTCAGATGCTCAGggaattaaaaaatcatttcagtaGTAGAAACATAATTATTCACAATTAGTCCTCATGAGTAGGAAAGGTATCCTGCTGAAATTTCCCAAGTCCAGAGGGGAGAACACTGTCCCCCTGGCCCAAGCTTCAGTGGCCCCAGGCAGAGAATTCCTTAGGGACAAGTTCTCTTGCTCCTTCTTCCAATGCTTCAAGCAGTGAGCTGCTCTTGCTTGGTAAGGCTACTCTGTTTCTATTGCTAAGCCCAGCTTTAAGTCTTCTTTTTGCTGTCAGGAAGCACTTTCTAAAGAAATCTCtccctgagccaccatgccgagTCACTACTGGGGAGACCCTGTGTACAGAATGCTGACTTGACTGGCTCTGGCCAGCAAAGAAAATCAGCAGAGGGAAAGGCTAGGAGGGAGGCTTCTCCAAGAGAGGAGAAATGTAAACTGCAGGATGAACAACAAAATGCTACGTCTGGATTCGAGATACCCTAGTCGGAGAGATTTAGTTTTAGGCGTAGAAACAACCAGAAGGGAGCAGCAGCCTAGACAGAGTCCTAACCAAAGAAACAAACTTGTCTGTGGGTAACAGGCAAGAACCTGAGGCTCTGCAGCCAAGAGGGACCCCCTAAAAAGTTGATCCGTGTAAGAGAAGCAAGGATCACAGGATTCCATATGGGTACCTAGAAGCAGGAATTGGTTGGTGATAGCCAATGACTATCGAGAATTCCCCAAAGTCTACCTGtgttaattacttttaaaaacttgctCTCCAAAATCAATCTACAATCTTTTAATGTGTGCAAGCATAGCCATTTAACTACGAGGTTCTAGTTTCCTAagttaaaaataaccaaaatatgaaaaatacagttttaaagaGGATGGACTTCAAGAGCAAGTCACCATAGGATTAAAAGTTAAAGTGAGTGACTAAAAATTCAAATCCCTACCTAGTGCAGAGAAATGATCTATGAGGGTAAAAAGGCCCCATCAGGGTAAGGCTGGAATTACAGTGCAGAAAAGGGAAGGCAGGTGGAAGGCTCGTGTTTCCCGACGGTCCGATCTGGGTGGTATTTATTATGATTGTTCCTCCATTCCTTGGCTACTCACTGAGTGTCTCCCAAGCCTGGCACTGTCGCAGGGATGAAGAACAAAGCAGTGAATAACTCTGGCAAGATCCCAGCCAGGCCTTATGGGGCTCACATTCTACTTTACAGATATTCCTCTTTTCACTTTCCCAAGAGTCCTGTGAAATCGTGACATGTCCCTAATTACTGCCATAGGCTCTGTGGGTCAGAACCATTAAATAAACCACACAAAGGCCTGTTTGACTCCCAAGCCTGTGTTACTTCTATCAGACTTTGTGGCTGGCAAATGTGTCCTCTCTCAATGAATTACTTAAACCAGCTCTCGCCATGGTGTCCCAAATGACCCCAGATGACCCCTTGAAGGACAAGGAGGTGAAGCAGAGAACAACTGCAGAAAGGAATGTCTAGAAAGCTATTTCTGCAGGCCGAGCTGCCTTTCCTCAACTATTTACACAGGAGGGAAGGCTGAAGTTGGAATGCAGCCAGGCGAAGAGACTGACCATGGTACGGGCTGAACACAGGAATGCCACCGCAGAAAGGCCAGGGAGGAGTAACTGACTTGATTAAGTTCAGAGGTGGAGAGACGCTAGCTGAGCAGCTGGAGCCAATAAATAATTCAGGATTGAGAAAGACTGGCAGTAAAGCCTGCTTTCAAATCATTCCCCTGCTCACAGAGGCTTTTTAGGTTGTGCTAtagcaacagagagagaggacTTTCAAGCAGGCACTCTGATACCGAAGTCAAACCTGGGGAGGAAGCTCACTCGTCGAGTGCTGGAACTATCTAGACCTCAGTCTGTTTTCAAGGATGAATACGACAGATTACGGAAACACGGAGCCTTGGACTTAGAGAAAACAGTCAGATCCGCAGTGTCTGGGCTCATGAAGACCACGCCTATAAGGTCCAGTTAATCTCAGCACTAAAAACTCACATCCATCACCACAAATGCCTGGAATTCTTAATAGCATgcattgttttcacaaaagtgACTGTCATCTATGTTAGACAGCCCCTTGTCCCGCGCCCCACCCCAAAACAAAAGAACCACTTCATTTCTTCCCCATAAATAAGGTCATGgttttgcttctctctttctggCCAGTGAGAGCAATTTTGATGGACCACACACTGCGTCCTGTACCCCGAGGCAGCCTCATTTAAAgaaaagctttgttttttttttatttttttgtggtgtcagcctagctcacagcaacctcaaactcctgggctcaagtgaccctcctgcctcagcctcccgagtagctgggactacagacatgtgctaccatgctcggctacttttttctatatattttttagttgtccagctaatttctttccatttttagcagagacaggggtctcactcttgctcaggctggtcttgaactcctgagttcaaatgatcctcccgcctctgccccccagagtgctaggattacaggcgtgagccactgcgtctggctcATGTTGACTTTTTAAATCTGCTAGAAGAGTCTAGCTTCCTCAAATGCAAACCGGACCAGGCCTGTCTCTtgcttttgaactcctcaccGTGCTCGGTGGGGGACTCTGCCCGAGGTCCTGGCAGGGCCACTCACCATGCCTGCCGTCCAGCGGCACCTGGCTCAGCACGGTGAGGCCCACGAGCACGTAGTAGGCAAGGCCAAAGCAGTACTGCACGACGTGAATCACGGCATTGGAGAACACGCTGACGTAGAAGCACTCGAAGAGTCGTCGAAGGCTGTGCAGCCACAGAAACACGAGCACTAAGAACGCGGACAGCGCCAGCTCACCGCCTGCAATGCAGAAGGCAACACGTTCAGCATCTTCTGAGACTAATCCAGTTTGCTTTGCTCTACTGTTAAACAGAGTATTAAACCGGTATGGAGCTAGGAAAGGGCCAATCGCCTAGAAATCACCCGGTCTaactccttcctttttttcacaATAAAGAAATGGGCCAAAGGAAGTCAAGGGGCTTGGCTCAAGGTTACACAGTAAGTTAGGGACAGGGCTGGGACAAACACTGACTCTTGATCTGCTTCACCACGTGGCAGCTTTGCAGGCTACGTGGCCATCGCTGTGGAGGGGGTTTCGGTCTCTGGGTCCTGGCGCTAACAGCCAGATGCAAACAGCTGCGAAGAGTTAGTTCCTGGTAGCCTTTGGGCAGGCCCGCCTGCTGGGGTCCCTGTCACAGGCGCCCACAGAGGCAGAGGGGGAGATGGGAACAGGAACAGTGTCATGCACttctttccatattaaaaaaaaaaaaagaaaattatacttttaaggGGACAGTGAGCCCCAAGATCTACAAGATCTTCTACCCCAAGATCTTCTTACCTGTCTCTCACCCTTCTCACCTCCCTGTCTCCAAAGAAGTACAAAGAAAAGctggttttaaaaaacataaaacctagttttttattttttatttttgagacagagttttactttgttgcccgggctacaatgccatggcgtcagcctagctcacagcaacctcaaactcctgggctcaagcgatcctcctgcctcagcctcccgagtagctgggactacaggcatgtgccaccatgcccagctaatttttttctaaatatttttagttggccaattaatttctttctaatttttagtagagatggggtcttgctcttgctcaggctggtttcgaactcctgatcttaagcgatctgcccgcctcggcctcccagagtgccaggattacaggcgtgagccactgtgcctggccctagattttttttttaaataagttacaCAGCCATGCCCCCCCCCATAAAGATACAGCCTAGTGACCTTTTACAAACTAAACCAGCCCATCCTGCCCACCTATCAGCACCAAGATCAAGAAACTTGGTGACCAGCACTTTAGTGTCCCCTCCAGGcactgtgcccctccccccccctcccagGGTCAACAGTCTCTATCATTACTTCTAACAACAGATGAGCTTAGCCcgtttgtgtattttaaataaatccaaGCTTAGTTTTAACTCTTTAGGAACAGGTTAAGGCAACCAGGCAAATAAAACTGCTCACAACCAACCCCCCCAGATACCAAAGCACCAGCCAGTCCCACAGGAGACAAACAAGGAGGTGAAGGGTTAATGAATGAAGTGGGGTCCCCTCCCAGATGGGACTGGACATGGGTTTTCTGAGAGGCATCTTTTGCAATCAGTCCCTCTGGTTCAACAGAAAAGGATTGTTCCTAGGGAGTCAGTCATTTGGCTGCTGGAACAAAGGACAGAGATAGGACCAGAACAATCCATCTTTaacgctgcccccccccccactgtaaCTGAGGCCACTTCATGGTTTTCGCCTTCAATTCTTTATGTTAAAAACTGTTCCTGCAAAGCCTTTATCTCCTGCTGAGTATGGCAAATTTAAAGGCTCTCTTGTAATCATCTGGTCAAAAACTATTTACAGTGAATTTTATTATCTAACCAGAGCCTCACAGCATGACAAATCTTTTTAGACGTTTATCAACAAGTAATTTTTTATCAAATTTCTGGAGTTCTGAGACATGATTTTTGTTGCAACAATATAAACGATAAATGTTTCAAGGCAAACCTATGGGATCTTAAAAGCTTCCTCCCTACGATGGGTAAAgacttctttataaatttatcaaCGGTACTAAAAATATCAGAGGGAGAACAGCCAGTCCTGTGCAGAGCACAGCacttgctggaagtcaggagatGGAACACGGACTCTTGGCCCTGCCCTGAGCTCAGGGAAGGACTTGGGGACATCCCTTTGGCCATCCAGCGATGAACCATGCAAAGCTCTTTTTGCCCCCAGCTTTCACTCCCAGGCCCTGCTGAGGAGGGTGTAAGAGGCGACATCCCGCTGTCCTGCAGACAGGAACAATGGGAACAGAGTGCAGTGTTGCAAAGAGCCACAGGGTTGTTACCTTGGAACTGTGCAGCCCCAAGAATTCTGAGCAAACTGTGAAGCCAGTTTGGAAAAGGTGCTCCCAGGAACAGAGACTGAGTAAGGCACCAGAGCAGGAAGCCGTTCCACAGCACTGAGATgatatagaaatgagaaaaatatctgcaaaagaaaaaacaagttagGCAATCATCTGGGTGGATCCGCTTTGGGGCCATGATGCAGGaagattatttttagtttctctatCCCTCCCACCTTTCCATTCGCAAAAGTGTAGAGTTTTGCTTTTTAACAGAACCCGAATCCTGCAGgtgttcagatttttttaaattccctttcaATGACGGGACTGGTAAGCATACAGGAAAAAGAGATCTCTCTGAGGTTAACCGACTTTGTTAAACTCAGAAGGAAGGTCAATCAGCAATCTCTCTTATCTTTGGGTAACATCAGCGAGCTCAAGTTCCAAACAGGAGGTTCCTGGGCCCTTGCAGAGAGAACCTAGATTGAGCTAAAACAAGCTAAGTCTGCAAAAGGTTTCAAAACCCCAAGCAATGCGGCAGGAGCAGCCACACAGCTGCAATGCAAGATTTGCACAATCACAGACCCTCAGGGCTGGGAGAGACCTTAAAGATCTTCTGACCCGGCGTTTTTCTGGATTGAGTTGAtccaaatttcttttattataacaCGACAAATATTACAGTCCTAACACTAGGTATCAACTCCAGATGGTTACAATTCTCAGACAACTACAGAGCCTACTTTGCAATGAACACGTTTCCAAACTAAATACAAATAAGACCACAAAACCAATGCAGTTGAAATTAGCAATGTTAATTTAATGTGAAAGATGACGTTGATCTGCTGAAACCAAACCACCTAATATGGCAGAAGAGCCTAACAGGTTCACCTGTACTTTTCCTACTATTTTTCTCCATTGAGACGAATTCAAAACCTTTTTGACTCTGCTGGGTGCCCTGAGGTCAGGTCACCTGGCTTTCCCTGGTCTTCAATGCTTCATGTACATGTTAATATTAAGCCCCACTTCTTTTCTCATTAGTCTgtgacaataaaacaaaatatttcatacaaaGGGAAATCAggcaagcaaaacaaaatgtaggaataaaaaacaaaccaatataCATGTGGATCAAAAACACCAAGGAACAGTAAGAAGCTTAGCAACTTGTACAAAACACTCGTGATTTGCTTGACTTGTGGCTTGATATAAACCAGCAAGTAATGAGTATAAGAGGGGCGGAAAAGCAAGTCCGGGCAAGCCCAAGTTGCATGCATAAGAGCACAACAGAGAGCACAAGCTGAGTCTGGAGCCAAATGCTGCcatttactgtgtgaccttggataaataacataacctctctgagccttaggtTTCTCATCTGCCACATGAAGATAACCACAGAAACCTTAGAAGATTATGTAgatgaaattaaataatcttCACTATTCTCCCAGACTCCAGTCTACAACCCTTAGTCCCACAACCAGACTGTTCTCTACCTAGTTaccagagagatttttttttcttttttatttattctttttttttctccagggcttcctcttcttggtagagactttttttttttaacttaaagaagAACGAAATGAATGAGTAATGCGCTGTTTttgttgcttctttttaaaattttttttttttttttaaacatttaatgcCAAGTCACATCTCTTGCTTGGTTTTAAAGATCCACCTTGAGCCTCAAAAAGCAGATCTAAAAACGCCACTGTCATCTGTTTGGGATGCTCTCTTTTCTCCTGCTTTGGCACTTTGCTTAACTGCGGCACTATTTTCCAGGCCCTTGGGGGTAGGAACAAGGCCATCCTTATGGTGACACTGGGTGCTGAGTGAGCACTCCTTTGATTAACAAACACCTGAGTGCTCACTCTACGCCAGGACTGCGCACGCGCTGGGGCTGCAGCAGCGAACACAACAGACAGCAGTTTGTGCCTCATGGAGCTGACTCACACACACAGTAAATGTCACAGCATGTCAGCAGGCAGTAATCGCTATTGAGAAAACTAAAGTAGAAAAGAGGATGAAGAAATGCTGGGCATGGTAGAATCATAATTTGAAACAAGACAGACAGGAGAGCCTCACTGAAAAGGTAATATGTGAGCAGAACTACAGGAAGTGAGGATGCATACCACGTGGCTGTCTGGGGGTAGAGCTTCCCAGGTAGAGAGAACaggctgtgcaaaggccctgaggtgcaAGAGAGGCCTTGGCAGAGAGGACCTCAACACTGGGACAGAGCTGGACAGGAGACAAACCAGAGTCTACAGTCAGTGAGGTGGTGGGGACGAGACTGTGTAGGGTCTTAAGCTTTTACTGTGAGTTAGAAGCTACTCTATGCTTTTGAGCCTATTATACATGATCTGATTTGCTACATATTTGCTTGTGGCTGGAACTAAT
Proteins encoded:
- the SRD5A3 gene encoding polyprenal reductase is translated as MAPWAGAELAALDPLRTLWLALAAAFLLALLLQLLPCGLLPGGALFQDLIRYGKTKSAGPPRPAVCRAFDVPKRYFSHFYIISVLWNGFLLWCLTQSLFLGAPFPNWLHSLLRILGAAQFQGGELALSAFLVLVFLWLHSLRRLFECFYVSVFSNAVIHVVQYCFGLAYYVLVGLTVLSQVPLDGRHVYIIGKNLVMQARWFHILGMLMFIWSSAHQYKCHVILGNLRKNKAGVVIHCNHRIPFGDWFEYVSSPNYLAELMIYISMAVTFGFHNLTWWLVVTYVFFSQALSAFLSHRFYKGKFVSYPRHRRAFLPFLF